The Nocardia arthritidis genome has a window encoding:
- a CDS encoding sugar porter family MFS transporter, giving the protein MQYKSTVSALGADVRFLYFFGALGGILFGYDLGVISGVLLFIKDQWHLTSFTKGVIGGCLAAGAIFGAAAAGRITDRLGRRRTIMIAAAVFAVGAIGCALAPNVAVLVVARFITGIAVGCSSATVPTYLSELAPTRARGALSTLNQLMIVSGILLAYIVDWALSGSGNWRLMFGLAAVPAVVLLAGMSVLPETPRWLVQAGMVEQARGVLAGTHRADEVDAEIDSIRTVIRLDAERKGRLRDLLMPWAKPALLVALILAVGQQFSGVNAVNLYAPTMFTDLGFGNSTSLLASIVLGVIKVAFTAWVIFMVDRWGRKPLLLLGNVCMALSLFLLGLVVLTVHNHTVTGLTTLILLNVYLAGYELGWGAVVWVMMAEIFPLRVRGVGMGVGSVVLWASTFAITFLFPVMNDHLGLAHSAWVFGAVSVLLYFLVQRFVPETKGRSLEQIELELRARVGGHAAQAK; this is encoded by the coding sequence ATGCAGTACAAATCGACGGTGTCGGCTCTCGGCGCCGATGTTCGTTTCCTCTATTTCTTCGGCGCGCTCGGCGGCATCCTTTTCGGCTACGACCTGGGCGTGATTTCCGGGGTGCTGCTGTTCATCAAGGATCAATGGCACCTGACCTCGTTCACCAAGGGCGTGATCGGCGGATGTCTCGCCGCGGGCGCGATATTCGGCGCCGCCGCGGCCGGGCGCATCACCGACCGGCTCGGCAGGCGGCGCACCATCATGATCGCCGCCGCGGTATTCGCGGTCGGCGCCATCGGCTGTGCGCTCGCGCCGAATGTCGCGGTGCTGGTGGTCGCCCGGTTCATCACCGGTATCGCGGTGGGCTGCTCGTCCGCGACGGTGCCGACCTATCTGTCCGAGCTGGCGCCGACCCGGGCCCGCGGTGCGCTGTCCACGCTGAACCAGCTGATGATCGTTTCCGGAATCCTGTTGGCCTACATAGTGGATTGGGCGCTGTCCGGCTCCGGGAACTGGCGGCTGATGTTCGGGCTTGCCGCGGTTCCGGCGGTGGTGTTGCTCGCGGGCATGTCGGTGCTGCCGGAGACGCCGCGCTGGCTGGTGCAGGCGGGAATGGTGGAGCAGGCGCGCGGCGTGCTCGCCGGAACCCATCGCGCCGACGAGGTGGACGCCGAAATCGACAGCATTCGCACGGTGATTCGATTGGACGCCGAACGGAAGGGCCGGCTGCGCGATCTGCTGATGCCGTGGGCGAAACCGGCGCTGCTCGTCGCGCTCATTCTGGCCGTCGGGCAGCAGTTCTCCGGTGTCAACGCGGTAAACCTCTACGCGCCGACGATGTTCACCGATCTCGGCTTCGGCAATTCGACCTCGCTGCTCGCCTCGATCGTGCTCGGCGTGATCAAGGTGGCGTTCACCGCGTGGGTGATCTTCATGGTCGACCGGTGGGGCCGTAAACCGCTGCTGCTGCTCGGCAATGTCTGCATGGCGCTTTCACTGTTCCTGCTCGGCCTGGTGGTGCTCACCGTGCACAACCACACCGTCACCGGTTTGACGACGCTGATCCTGCTCAACGTCTATCTCGCCGGATACGAACTCGGTTGGGGTGCGGTGGTTTGGGTGATGATGGCCGAGATCTTCCCGCTGCGCGTCCGCGGCGTCGGCATGGGTGTCGGCAGCGTGGTGCTCTGGGCGTCCACCTTCGCCATCACCTTCCTCTTCCCGGTGATGAACGACCATCTGGGACTTGCCCATTCGGCGTGGGTGTTCGGCGCGGTGAGCGTGCTGCTGTACTTCCTGGTGCAGCGGTTCGTGCCGGAGACGAAGGGACGCAGCCTGGAACAGATCGAGCTGGAGCTGCGGGCGCGCGTCGGCGGCCATGCGGCGCAGGCGAAGTGA
- a CDS encoding lactonase family protein — MIVYVSNAESRAISVLRLTATGELIPLSATDVGGKVMPLAVAPDRRYLYAGLRSEPYEVVVLTIDRASGELRVVSRNPLPDNMAYLATDRSGRYLLGASYTGGRIAVCPIDGAAVGAAVAVVATPPHAHSIVADPSNRHLLVGALGGDVILRYRFDEGLVHGEPTATPTKSGAGPRHIVFHPNGRVVFVSNELDGTVNGYLFDAGVLTETASASVLPPGHASAWTSDLHITPDGRYLYVADRNSSTLAGFRVDGATGGLEPIGYTPTETRPRGFAIDPGGRYLVVAGQLSGQVTSYAIGGDGALRAVGRCRVGDDPNWVEIVDLAS; from the coding sequence GTGATCGTGTACGTGTCGAATGCGGAAAGCCGCGCGATCTCGGTGCTGCGGCTGACCGCAACGGGTGAGTTGATTCCGCTGTCCGCCACCGATGTCGGTGGGAAGGTGATGCCGCTCGCGGTCGCCCCGGATCGCCGGTATTTATATGCCGGGCTGCGGTCGGAGCCGTATGAGGTGGTGGTGCTCACCATCGATCGGGCATCGGGGGAGTTGCGGGTTGTTTCGCGAAATCCGTTGCCGGACAATATGGCCTACCTCGCGACCGATCGGTCCGGGCGGTATCTGCTCGGCGCGTCGTACACGGGCGGCCGGATCGCGGTGTGCCCGATCGATGGTGCGGCGGTGGGTGCGGCGGTCGCGGTGGTCGCGACGCCGCCGCACGCGCATTCGATCGTCGCCGATCCGTCGAATCGCCACCTGCTGGTCGGTGCGCTCGGTGGTGACGTGATCCTGCGATATCGATTCGACGAAGGTCTCGTCCACGGTGAGCCGACCGCTACGCCGACGAAATCCGGTGCGGGACCACGACATATCGTCTTCCACCCGAACGGGCGCGTCGTATTCGTCTCGAACGAACTCGACGGCACGGTGAACGGCTACCTGTTCGATGCCGGTGTATTGACCGAGACCGCGTCGGCATCGGTGCTGCCGCCCGGCCATGCCTCGGCATGGACATCCGATCTGCACATCACCCCCGACGGCCGGTATCTCTATGTGGCCGACCGCAATTCGAGCACACTGGCCGGATTCCGGGTGGACGGCGCGACGGGCGGGCTGGAACCGATCGGGTATACGCCCACCGAAACGCGGCCGCGCGGTTTCGCCATCGATCCCGGCGGGCGCTACCTCGTCGTCGCGGGCCAGCTGTCGGGGCAGGTGACGAGCTACGCCATCGGCGGCGACGGCGCGCTGCGGGCCGTCGGCCGCTGCCGGGTCGGCGACGATCCGAACTGGGTCGAGATCGTCGATCTCGCGTCATGA
- a CDS encoding LysR family transcriptional regulator encodes MNSDSHRAPALLRLAATPSNGNPRVDLIRGDAGKLGSLISLEHIRGFVTVAEEGSFRRAAERLRMTQPPLSRQIQKLERDIGVELFDRTQRQVQLTPAGEVFLIEARRLLALAEAAPGAARLIAAGGAGTVRVGFTAASGFGFLGRFLNHIEQGLPGVEVVLREMVSAEQFANLRSGRLDLALARPPFDQNEFDCRAVHSERLVLAVPATHRLAGLEPLPIEQLGGESLLVYAPGPARYFADLVAGILAAVPYTATHELTQVHTMLALVAAGRGLALVPDSATHLHPDGVRFRPLAGVDDPVVLHAVWRRDCANPALHRVVALLDSLPPAH; translated from the coding sequence ATGAACAGCGATAGCCACCGGGCGCCCGCGTTGCTGCGCCTGGCCGCCACGCCGTCCAACGGCAACCCGCGCGTCGACCTGATCCGTGGCGATGCGGGCAAACTCGGCTCGCTCATCTCGCTCGAGCACATCCGCGGCTTCGTCACCGTCGCGGAGGAGGGCAGCTTCCGCCGCGCCGCCGAGCGGCTCCGGATGACCCAACCGCCGCTGAGCAGGCAGATCCAGAAGTTGGAGCGCGATATCGGCGTCGAACTCTTCGATCGCACCCAGCGGCAGGTGCAGCTGACCCCGGCGGGCGAGGTATTCCTGATCGAGGCGCGCAGGCTGCTCGCGCTGGCCGAGGCGGCGCCCGGCGCGGCCCGGTTGATCGCGGCGGGGGGTGCGGGCACGGTCCGGGTGGGCTTCACCGCCGCCTCCGGTTTCGGCTTCCTCGGCCGCTTCCTCAATCACATCGAGCAGGGGCTGCCCGGCGTCGAGGTGGTGCTGCGCGAGATGGTGAGCGCCGAGCAGTTCGCCAACCTGCGCAGCGGGCGACTCGATCTGGCGCTGGCCCGCCCGCCCTTCGATCAGAACGAATTCGATTGCCGCGCGGTGCATTCCGAGCGGCTGGTGCTCGCCGTCCCGGCCACGCACCGGCTGGCCGGGCTGGAGCCGCTGCCGATCGAGCAACTGGGCGGCGAATCACTGCTGGTATACGCGCCGGGCCCGGCCCGGTATTTCGCCGACCTGGTCGCGGGCATCCTGGCCGCCGTGCCGTACACCGCGACCCATGAACTGACCCAGGTGCACACCATGCTCGCACTGGTGGCCGCGGGCCGCGGCTTGGCGCTGGTACCGGACAGCGCCACCCACCTACATCCCGACGGCGTGCGGTTCCGCCCGCTGGCCGGTGTCGACGACCCGGTCGTACTGCATGCGGTGTGGCGGCGCGACTGCGCCAACCCGGCACTGCATCGCGTTGTCGCACTGCTGGATTCGCTGCCGCCCGCGCACTGA
- the kdgD gene encoding 5-dehydro-4-deoxyglucarate dehydratase: MSHLSAEELGPALGRGLLSFPVTHFDADLAFDEAAYRKHIAWLAQYEVAGLFAAGGTGEGFSLTPQEIDQVVRAAVAETGGRIPVVAPATAGTAVAIEQARAAEDAGAEGILLMPPYLTEAGPDGIVEHVAAVCGATGLGVIFYSRANAAVNDVTVARMAERCPNLVGFKDGVGNIETMTRVYARLGDRLTYIGGLPTAETFALPYTEMGVTTYSSAIFNFVPEFALDFYRAVRAHDRAAVYRKLREFVIPYLDIRDRRPGYAVSIVKAGLAAIGRPAGSVRPPLTNLTEAELDELTELVRTITVA; the protein is encoded by the coding sequence GTGTCCCATCTGTCCGCGGAAGAACTGGGCCCAGCGCTAGGGCGCGGGCTGCTCTCGTTCCCCGTCACCCACTTCGACGCCGACCTCGCCTTCGACGAGGCGGCCTACCGCAAGCACATCGCCTGGCTGGCCCAATACGAGGTGGCCGGGCTGTTCGCGGCCGGCGGCACCGGCGAGGGATTCTCGCTGACACCGCAGGAGATCGATCAGGTGGTGCGGGCCGCGGTGGCCGAAACCGGCGGCCGGATCCCGGTGGTCGCACCCGCGACGGCGGGTACGGCGGTGGCCATCGAACAGGCGCGGGCCGCGGAAGACGCTGGGGCGGAAGGGATTCTGCTGATGCCGCCGTATCTCACCGAGGCGGGTCCCGACGGTATCGTCGAACACGTCGCGGCCGTCTGCGGCGCGACCGGGCTCGGCGTGATCTTCTACAGCCGCGCCAATGCCGCGGTGAACGACGTGACGGTGGCGCGGATGGCCGAACGCTGCCCGAACCTGGTCGGTTTCAAGGACGGCGTCGGCAATATCGAGACGATGACCCGCGTCTACGCCCGCCTCGGCGACCGCTTGACCTACATCGGCGGGCTGCCGACCGCGGAGACCTTCGCGCTGCCCTACACCGAAATGGGCGTTACCACATACTCTTCGGCCATCTTCAACTTCGTCCCGGAGTTCGCGCTCGATTTCTATCGGGCGGTGCGGGCGCACGACCGGGCCGCCGTCTACCGCAAGCTGCGCGAATTCGTCATCCCCTATCTCGACATCCGCGACCGCAGACCGGGTTACGCGGTATCCATCGTGAAGGCCGGGCTCGCCGCGATCGGCAGGCCCGCCGGATCGGTGCGGCCGCCGCTGACCAACCTCACCGAAGCCGAGCTCGACGAACTCACCGAGCTGGTGCGCACCATCACGGTGGCGTGA
- a CDS encoding L-talarate/galactarate dehydratase — translation MSSVDEITGVALSSVVVPLEAGISDAKVLTGRQRPMTEVAVLLAEIDTAAGLRGLGISYAKRAGGPGQFAHARELAPELLGADPNDIGRIWDRLVWAGASVGRAGLAVQAVAAFDIALWDLKAKRAGLPLAKLLGAHRDSVRCYNTSGGFLHASIDEVLDRAAESLAQGIGGIKIKVGHPDRSVDLARLTAIREKFGDRVPLMVDANQQWDRATARRMCRALEPFGLEWIEEPLDAYDFAGHAGLAAAFDTPIATGEMLAGAGEHARLIQAGGADIVQPDAPRVGGITQFLKIMAHAERENLALAPHFMKEVHVHLAAAYPLEPWVEHFEWFDALFAERLTISDGRMHLSDRPGLGVTLTEQARAWTVAEHVVRA, via the coding sequence ATGAGTTCCGTCGACGAAATCACCGGCGTCGCACTGTCTTCGGTGGTGGTGCCGCTGGAGGCCGGGATCAGCGACGCCAAGGTGCTCACCGGCAGGCAGCGCCCGATGACCGAGGTCGCGGTGCTGCTCGCCGAGATCGACACCGCGGCCGGGCTGCGTGGCCTCGGCATCAGCTATGCCAAACGGGCCGGTGGGCCAGGGCAATTCGCGCATGCGCGGGAACTGGCCCCGGAGCTGCTGGGCGCCGATCCGAACGATATCGGCCGGATCTGGGATCGGTTGGTGTGGGCGGGTGCGTCCGTGGGCCGCGCTGGGCTCGCGGTACAGGCCGTCGCGGCATTCGATATCGCGCTGTGGGATCTGAAGGCCAAGCGCGCCGGGCTGCCGCTGGCCAAACTACTCGGTGCACACCGTGATTCGGTGCGTTGTTACAACACTTCGGGCGGCTTCCTGCACGCATCGATCGACGAGGTGCTCGACCGCGCAGCCGAATCGCTCGCGCAGGGCATCGGCGGGATCAAGATCAAGGTCGGTCATCCGGACCGGTCCGTCGATCTGGCCAGGCTCACCGCGATCCGGGAGAAATTCGGCGACCGGGTGCCGCTGATGGTCGACGCGAACCAGCAGTGGGATCGCGCGACGGCCCGCCGCATGTGCCGCGCCCTCGAGCCGTTCGGTCTGGAATGGATCGAAGAACCCTTGGACGCATACGATTTCGCGGGACACGCCGGGCTGGCCGCCGCCTTCGACACCCCGATCGCCACCGGCGAAATGCTCGCCGGCGCGGGAGAGCACGCGCGGCTCATCCAGGCGGGCGGGGCCGATATCGTGCAACCCGACGCGCCCCGGGTCGGCGGCATCACCCAGTTCCTGAAGATCATGGCCCATGCGGAACGGGAAAACCTCGCGCTCGCACCGCATTTCATGAAGGAGGTGCACGTCCACCTGGCCGCCGCCTATCCGCTGGAACCGTGGGTCGAACATTTCGAATGGTTCGACGCGCTGTTCGCCGAACGGTTGACGATCAGCGACGGCCGCATGCACCTGTCCGACCGGCCCGGACTCGGCGTGACGCTCACCGAACAGGCGCGCGCCTGGACCGTCGCGGAACATGTTGTGCGAGCCTGA
- a CDS encoding aldehyde dehydrogenase (NADP(+)), translating to MDTDSRDLDRIIADAAAAAVRIAETTPVERASWLMRVADALDAAADELIPLAAAETHLPEAPRLRGELLRTTFQLRFFADVLADGEFLGATVDHADPGWPMGPRPDIRRAMVPIGPVLVFAASNFPFAFSVAGGDTASALAAGCPVVLKAHPGHPRLSERTGAIVRAALAESGAPEGTFAVVEGVDAGVAALRHPDIAAASFTGSVTGGRALFDIAMSRPRPIPFYGELGSVNPVVVLPGAVRARGPEIVAGYLNSFTLGAGQFCTKPGLLLLPAGHGLTEPLRAAVDAAPEQPLLNDRIAEGYSTRVESIREHPAVTAISAPDPGSLRPTLLSVPAADFLAAGQVLRDECFGPASLVVEYANADELAGLLGELEPGLTATVFAEDTEIDDVRPLLPALTALAGRLLWNDWPTGVTVSWAQQHGGPYPATTTPTTTSVGAAAIDRFLRPVAWQGFPDALLPPALREHNPWDLPRRIDGKRS from the coding sequence ATGGATACCGATTCGCGAGACCTGGACCGGATCATCGCCGATGCGGCGGCCGCCGCCGTTCGGATCGCCGAGACCACCCCCGTCGAGCGGGCGAGCTGGTTGATGCGCGTCGCCGATGCGTTGGACGCGGCCGCCGATGAACTGATTCCGCTGGCCGCCGCGGAAACTCACTTACCCGAGGCTCCGCGCCTGCGTGGAGAGTTGCTGCGCACCACCTTTCAGCTGCGGTTCTTCGCCGATGTACTGGCCGACGGTGAATTCCTCGGCGCTACGGTGGATCACGCGGATCCGGGGTGGCCGATGGGTCCGCGGCCGGACATCCGGCGCGCGATGGTGCCGATCGGGCCGGTATTGGTCTTCGCCGCAAGCAATTTCCCGTTCGCGTTCAGCGTCGCGGGCGGTGATACCGCGTCGGCGCTGGCGGCCGGGTGCCCGGTCGTGTTGAAGGCGCATCCGGGACATCCGAGACTGTCCGAGCGCACGGGTGCGATCGTGCGCGCGGCGCTGGCCGAATCCGGTGCGCCCGAAGGAACTTTCGCGGTGGTCGAGGGTGTCGATGCGGGTGTCGCCGCGCTGCGGCATCCGGATATCGCGGCGGCCTCGTTCACCGGTTCGGTGACGGGCGGCCGCGCGCTGTTCGATATCGCGATGAGCCGACCGCGCCCCATCCCGTTCTACGGGGAACTGGGCAGCGTCAATCCAGTGGTGGTACTGCCGGGCGCCGTTCGCGCACGTGGGCCGGAAATCGTTGCGGGATACCTGAATTCGTTCACACTCGGGGCCGGGCAGTTCTGTACGAAACCGGGACTGCTGCTGCTCCCGGCCGGACACGGCCTGACCGAACCGCTGCGCGCCGCCGTCGACGCCGCACCGGAGCAGCCGCTGCTGAACGACCGCATCGCCGAGGGCTATTCGACCCGTGTCGAGAGCATCCGCGAACATCCTGCTGTCACAGCGATTTCCGCGCCGGACCCGGGCTCGCTGCGGCCGACCCTCCTGAGCGTCCCGGCAGCCGATTTCCTGGCGGCGGGACAGGTGCTGCGGGACGAATGTTTCGGGCCCGCATCGCTGGTGGTCGAATACGCGAACGCCGACGAGCTGGCCGGGTTACTCGGCGAACTCGAGCCCGGCCTCACCGCAACGGTTTTCGCCGAGGACACCGAGATCGACGACGTCCGCCCGCTGCTGCCCGCGCTCACCGCGCTGGCGGGCAGGTTGCTGTGGAACGACTGGCCCACTGGTGTCACGGTGAGCTGGGCTCAGCAGCACGGCGGACCCTATCCGGCCACCACCACGCCGACGACCACCTCGGTCGGTGCGGCGGCCATCGACCGCTTCCTGCGGCCGGTGGCCTGGCAGGGCTTCCCCGACGCGCTGCTGCCGCCCGCGCTGCGCGAACACAATCCATGGGATCTACCCCGACGTATCGACGGAAAGCGAAGCTGA
- a CDS encoding enolase C-terminal domain-like protein, whose amino-acid sequence MTAVIKDVRLTPILIADPPLLLVGGVHQPYTPRLIVEVETDSGTVGLGETYGDRRYLERATELAPRLIGMPLAGINAIRLLGAQRASGDRLIDDNPLASGLRGALTTDKVRLSVLSAFEVAALDAHGRELGLPVHALLGGKVRDRVDYSGYLFYKWAEHPVPDAPVDEWGAALDPDGVVELARKFKAHGGFHSFKLKGGVFEPEAECAAVEALAVAFPGHPLRLDPNAGWSAETALKVAERLSGTVEYLEDPTARLTDLAELHRRTGIPLATNMVVTSVAEIKPAFDLDAVQVVLSDHHYWGGLLATRELAAICGAYGKGVSMHSNTHLGISLAAMTHVAATIAELDHACDTHYPWQAEEVITEPFEFHDGAIEVTDAPGLGIELDRDALARFHERWQRMPALRDRDDIAAMRVVRPDYQPPAGPKF is encoded by the coding sequence ATGACCGCCGTTATCAAGGATGTCCGGCTCACCCCGATCCTGATCGCCGATCCGCCGCTGCTGCTGGTGGGCGGCGTGCATCAGCCGTATACCCCGCGGCTGATCGTCGAGGTCGAAACCGATTCCGGCACGGTGGGTCTGGGCGAAACCTACGGGGACCGCCGCTACCTGGAGCGGGCCACCGAACTCGCGCCGCGGCTCATCGGCATGCCGCTGGCCGGTATCAACGCCATCCGGCTGCTCGGTGCGCAGCGGGCGAGCGGCGACCGGCTGATCGATGACAACCCGCTGGCCAGTGGGTTACGCGGGGCGCTGACCACCGATAAGGTCCGGCTGAGCGTGTTGTCCGCCTTCGAGGTCGCCGCGCTGGACGCGCACGGCCGTGAGCTCGGCCTGCCGGTGCACGCGCTGCTCGGCGGGAAGGTGCGCGACCGCGTCGACTACTCGGGTTACCTGTTCTACAAGTGGGCCGAACACCCGGTGCCGGACGCCCCTGTCGACGAGTGGGGTGCGGCCCTCGATCCGGACGGCGTCGTCGAACTCGCGCGGAAGTTCAAGGCGCACGGCGGATTCCACTCCTTCAAGTTGAAGGGCGGGGTGTTCGAGCCGGAGGCGGAGTGCGCGGCTGTCGAGGCGCTGGCCGTCGCGTTTCCCGGCCATCCGCTGCGACTGGACCCGAATGCGGGCTGGTCGGCCGAGACCGCGCTGAAGGTGGCCGAAAGGCTTTCCGGCACAGTCGAATACCTGGAGGATCCGACCGCCCGGCTGACCGATCTCGCGGAGCTGCACCGCCGCACCGGTATTCCGCTGGCCACGAATATGGTGGTGACCTCGGTGGCGGAGATCAAACCGGCGTTCGACCTGGACGCGGTGCAGGTGGTGCTGTCCGATCACCATTACTGGGGCGGCCTGCTGGCCACCCGGGAGCTGGCGGCGATATGCGGCGCATACGGCAAAGGCGTTTCGATGCACTCGAATACCCATCTCGGCATCAGTCTCGCCGCCATGACCCACGTCGCCGCCACCATCGCCGAGCTGGATCACGCCTGCGACACCCATTACCCGTGGCAGGCGGAGGAGGTGATCACCGAGCCGTTCGAATTCCACGACGGCGCAATCGAAGTCACCGACGCGCCCGGACTCGGCATCGAACTGGACCGGGATGCGCTCGCCCGGTTCCACGAACGCTGGCAGCGCATGCCCGCGCTGCGCGACCGCGACGACATCGCGGCCATGCGGGTGGTGCGCCCGGATTATCAACCGCCCGCGGGGCCGAAGTTCTGA
- a CDS encoding type II toxin-antitoxin system Rv0910 family toxin, whose amino-acid sequence MAKLKVSVDVPIPPEDAWAHTSNLADLGKWLTMHEAWRGEVPAELTVGTQLVGVATVKGLRNRVTWTVRAAEPPHKLALRGAGKGGTKLGLELLVRPKGSGSEVTVDIELGGAPLFGPIGAGVARAVKGDIERSLDRFVALYG is encoded by the coding sequence GTGGCAAAGCTGAAGGTTTCCGTCGATGTGCCGATCCCGCCGGAGGACGCGTGGGCGCACACGTCCAATCTGGCCGACCTGGGTAAGTGGCTGACCATGCACGAGGCGTGGCGCGGGGAGGTGCCCGCGGAGCTGACCGTCGGCACCCAACTCGTCGGAGTCGCGACCGTGAAAGGCCTGCGCAACCGGGTGACCTGGACGGTGCGCGCCGCCGAACCGCCACACAAGCTGGCCCTGCGTGGCGCGGGTAAGGGCGGGACCAAGCTGGGCCTGGAATTGCTTGTGCGGCCGAAGGGTTCGGGTTCCGAGGTCACGGTCGACATCGAATTGGGCGGCGCACCGCTGTTCGGTCCGATCGGCGCCGGGGTGGCGCGGGCGGTGAAGGGCGATATCGAACGATCGCTGGACAGGTTCGTCGCGCTGTACGGCTGA
- a CDS encoding MFS transporter, with amino-acid sequence MSTNTIAADIRPALARPLRHGVVLATLLTCQLMIVLDITVMNVALPRIRTDLHFSATGLSWVMNAYTLTFGGLLLLGGRAGDLFGRRNLFVVGTTLFTLASLAGGLAPSATWLIAARVVQGIGGAMAGPSTLALLTTTFTEPKARVRVLALFSGMSSAGFAIGLIIGGLLTQWLSWRSALFINVPFGAAVGVLALRYLPDSERRPAHLDLPGAFTATGSIATLVYGFISAASDGWSATTTVLSLAVGAGLLAAFLTIEMRTAEPLLPLRLFVERNRAAAYANMFLGPMAGMSMFFFLTRYLQEVRGMSPLTTGFAFLPTAVMMFTMIRLVPRLLPRLGPKPLTLTGTVSMGAGLALLTQLSTDSAYFPMLFVATLLLGCGIGLAFSPLNVIIMSSVPSADAGAAGGALQTLQQTGAALGLAILVTVFGTAAKDATGSPEHVLVSGVTAAFAGAVGIAALAFLVALTFRSVKPARA; translated from the coding sequence TTGTCTACCAACACCATTGCCGCGGACATCCGTCCGGCCCTCGCCCGCCCACTGCGGCATGGCGTCGTGCTGGCCACCCTGCTGACCTGCCAATTGATGATCGTCCTCGACATCACCGTGATGAATGTCGCGCTGCCGCGCATCCGCACCGACCTGCACTTCAGCGCCACCGGCCTGTCCTGGGTGATGAACGCGTACACCCTGACCTTCGGCGGTCTGCTGCTGCTCGGCGGCCGCGCGGGCGATCTGTTCGGTCGGCGCAACCTGTTCGTCGTCGGCACCACCCTGTTCACCCTCGCCTCGTTGGCGGGCGGGCTCGCGCCGTCCGCGACCTGGCTGATCGCCGCCCGCGTCGTCCAGGGCATCGGCGGCGCGATGGCGGGCCCGAGCACCCTCGCGCTGCTCACCACCACCTTCACCGAGCCGAAGGCCAGGGTCCGGGTGCTCGCCCTGTTCTCCGGCATGTCCAGCGCGGGCTTCGCGATCGGCCTGATCATCGGCGGTCTGCTCACCCAGTGGCTGAGCTGGCGGTCCGCGCTGTTCATCAACGTGCCGTTCGGCGCGGCGGTCGGCGTGCTCGCGCTGCGCTACCTGCCCGATTCCGAGCGCAGGCCCGCCCACCTCGATCTGCCCGGCGCGTTCACCGCGACCGGCAGCATCGCGACGCTGGTGTACGGCTTCATCAGCGCGGCATCCGATGGCTGGTCGGCCACCACCACCGTGCTCTCGCTGGCCGTCGGCGCCGGACTGCTCGCCGCCTTCCTGACCATCGAAATGCGCACGGCCGAACCGCTGCTGCCGCTGCGCCTGTTCGTCGAGCGCAATCGCGCCGCCGCGTACGCCAATATGTTCCTCGGGCCGATGGCGGGCATGTCGATGTTCTTCTTCCTCACCCGGTACCTCCAGGAGGTGCGCGGAATGAGCCCGCTGACAACCGGTTTCGCCTTCCTGCCGACCGCGGTGATGATGTTCACCATGATCCGGCTCGTCCCGCGGCTGCTGCCCCGCCTCGGGCCCAAGCCGCTCACGCTGACCGGAACGGTATCGATGGGCGCCGGATTGGCGCTGCTGACCCAGCTCTCGACCGACAGCGCGTACTTCCCGATGCTGTTCGTCGCCACACTGCTGCTGGGATGCGGTATCGGCCTTGCCTTTTCGCCGCTGAACGTGATCATCATGTCCAGCGTGCCGAGCGCCGACGCCGGCGCGGCGGGCGGTGCGCTGCAAACCCTGCAGCAGACCGGCGCCGCACTCGGATTGGCCATCCTGGTCACGGTATTCGGCACCGCGGCCAAGGATGCGACGGGATCACCCGAGCATGTGCTCGTCAGCGGCGTCACGGCGGCCTTCGCCGGTGCGGTCGGCATCGCGGCGCTGGCCTTCCTCGTCGCGCTGACCTTCCGCAGCGTGAAACCGGCTCGCGCGTAA
- a CDS encoding TetR/AcrR family transcriptional regulator, giving the protein MDAPSTARPMRADARRNYERIVEAARAAFAEHGPDAPLDDIARRAGVGAGTLYRHFPNRDALIEAVYRSSIERLSSYAHELAATHPPEAALEMWLQRQVRWVLEERSLAVTLKALIDRESETFEMCRVLMNDAATAILKPAQAAGMVRGDIEPRDLLRFGHGIAIACETAPEAADRLLAVTMDGLRTTGAHPADG; this is encoded by the coding sequence GTGGACGCACCGTCGACCGCACGGCCCATGCGCGCCGACGCGCGGCGCAATTACGAGCGGATCGTCGAGGCCGCGCGGGCGGCCTTCGCCGAACACGGTCCGGATGCGCCACTGGATGACATCGCCCGCCGCGCCGGGGTCGGCGCGGGCACCCTGTACCGGCACTTCCCCAACCGCGACGCGCTCATCGAGGCCGTCTACCGGTCGAGTATCGAGCGGCTCAGCTCGTACGCGCACGAGCTGGCCGCGACCCATCCGCCGGAGGCGGCTCTGGAGATGTGGCTGCAGCGGCAGGTGCGCTGGGTGCTCGAGGAACGCAGTCTCGCGGTGACGCTGAAGGCGCTGATCGACCGCGAGTCGGAGACCTTCGAGATGTGCCGTGTCCTGATGAACGACGCGGCGACCGCGATTCTGAAACCCGCGCAGGCGGCGGGCATGGTGCGCGGCGATATCGAACCGCGCGACCTCCTGCGCTTCGGGCACGGCATCGCCATCGCCTGCGAAACCGCACCCGAGGCGGCGGACCGCCTGCTCGCGGTCACCATGGACGGCCTGCGAACAACCGGCGCGCACCCCGCCGACGGGTGA